The Eleutherodactylus coqui strain aEleCoq1 chromosome 6, aEleCoq1.hap1, whole genome shotgun sequence genome window below encodes:
- the LIPE gene encoding hormone-sensitive lipase isoform X3 yields MDPRPLFQAVEDLCQDNILHFEESSSEVSSRLVLAFSRIKEQAQGLEPALRALAAVCPLFDLDPDTPANGYRSLLKVVLACTQHILHKCRYVTDSRRSLFFRAAHNCSELEAYGAALTQLRALLCFAQRLLTANRHGDLFFRQERGLSEEFLKEYSTMHKGCFYGRCLGFQFTPSIRPFLQTISIGLVSFGENYKRHESGISVAASSFFVSGRYAIDPELRGAEFERITQNLDVNFWKTFWNITEMEMLTSIVGIASTTVRINKTFTVPPIALEMPLSADPQRILTINPPVAHTGPGPVHMRLISYQLREGQESEELNAFTKPEGPLSLDLRLRSRPAPLSPDLIIHFHGGGFVAQTSKSHEPYLRTWAQELDAPILSVDYSLAPEAPFPRALEECFYAYCWALKHCRLLGSTGERICLAGDSAGGNLCITVSLRAASVGIRLPDGIMAAYPATLLQATASPSRLLTLMDPLLPLSVLSKCLSAYAGTERFPVEERAFEKQSAVSQVKRGTALFLRDIRQGAASWLSNLMEGSKEKSGTETIRKSVSEVALADEEMINRRVSTKSKTFKDLSRHQYSELSTGQHSMTNGQGGAQARSDSCTGRTPQSPSSCSFQSTYELLSPSSQQEQVNFFLTESESESENSCDREPATHSKENIPPVPLAEDKPSQLSNPYSLGFPEGFQPLRSQNGVANMTLQTSAIVHNPYMSPLLAPDSMLQGLPPIHIVACALDPMLDDSVMFAKRLRSLNRPVTLKVVDDLPHGFLTLAQLSQETRNATNVCIQRIRQILREEPPAPPAAAPRKHRKLERTLGKSPVTEREIGA; encoded by the exons ATGGATCCTCGGCCCCTGTTCCAGGCCGTGGAAGACCTGTGCCAGGACAACATCCTTCATTTTGAGGAGTCTAGCTCTGAAGTGTCTTCCCGACTGGTACTGGCATTTTCCCGTATCAAAGAACAAGCCCAGGGACTGGAACCTGCTCTGCGTGCCCTAGCTGCCGTGTGCCCGCTGTTTGACCTGGACCCCGACACACCGGCCAACGGGTACCGCAGTCTGCTGAAGGTTGTGTTAGCTTGCACCCAGCATATCCTACATAAGTGCCGTTATGTCACAGACAGCCGTCGCAGCCTATTCTTCAGGGCCGCACACAACTGCTCTGAGTTAGAGGCCTACGGAGCGGCACTCACCCAGCTTCGCGCCTTGCTCTGTTTTGCACAGCGTCTGCTCACCGCCAACCGTCATGGCGACCTGTTCTTTCGCCAGGAGCGAGGCTTGTCGGAGGAGTTCCTGAAAGAGTATAGTACTATGCACAAAGGCTGCTTCTATGGACGGTGTCTTGGATTTCAG TTCACCCCATCCATCCGCCCATTTCTGCAGACGATTTCCATTGGGCTTGTGTCGTTTGGGGAGAATTACAAGCGTCATGAATCTGGAATAA GTGTAGCCGCCAGCTCTTTCTTTGTAAGTGGGAGGTACGCCATCGATCCTGAGCTTCGAGGAGCGGAGTTTGAGAGGATCACACAGAACCTGGATGTAAACTTTTGGAAAACGTTCTGGAACATCACAGAGATGGAAATGTTGACG TCTATAGTTGGCATAGCATCCACCACGGTACGCATCAACAAGACCTTCACTGTGCCCCCTATAGCATTGGAGATGCCACTGTCTGCTGATCCACAGCGCATTCTTACCATCAACCCACCTGTAGCTCACACTGGACCTGGCCCGGTTCATATGCGCCTCATATCGTATCAGCTGCGGGAAGGACAG GAGAGTGAAGAACTGAATGCTTTCACAAAACCGGAGGGACCGCTGAGCCTTGACCTTCGTCTCAGATCTCGCCCAGCCCCGCTGTCCCCTGACCTGATTATTCATTTCCATGGTGGGGGCTTTGTAGCTCAGACCTCCAAGTCTCATGAACCCTACCTGAGGACATGGGCTCAGGAACTGGACGCACCTATATTGTCAGTGGATTACTCCCTTGCTCCTGAGGCTCCTTTCCCGAGGGCCCTAGAAGAATGCTTCTACGCTTACTGTTGGGCACTGAAACACTGTCGACTTCTGG GTTCTACAGGAGAGAGAATATGTCTGGCTGGTGACAGCGCTGGTGGTAACCTGTGTATCACGGTGTCGCTCCGCGCAGCCTCTGTCGGTATTAGATTACCAGATGGTATTATGGCTGCCTACCCAGCCACATTACTGCAAGCTACAGCATCGCCCTCCCGTCTGCTTACCCTGATGGACCCGCTGCTGCCCCTCAGTGTCCTGTCAAAGTGTCTAAGCGCCTATGCAG GCACTGAGCGGTTCCCAGTAGAGGAACGAGCGTTTGAAAAACAGAGCGCTGTCAGTCAAGTAAAGCGAGGAACTGCATTGTTCCTTAGAGACATCCGACAGGGTGCCGCCTCCTGGCTAAGTAATCTAATGGAGGGTAGCAAGGAGAAGTCTGGTACTG AAACCATAAGGAAAAGTGTATCGGAGGTAGCGCTGGCTGACGAGGAAATGATAAACAGACGGGTGTCAACGAAGAGCAAGACCTTCAAGGATCTCAGCCGCCATCAGTACAGTGAGCTGAGCACAGGGCAGCACAGCATGACTAATGGACAAGGAGGGGCACAGGCCAGATCAGACAGCTGCACAGGAAGGACTCCGCAGTCGCCATCTTCCTGCTCTTTCCAGTCCACGTACGAGCTGCTGTCTCCATCCAGCCAGCAGGAACAGGTCAATTTTTTTCTGACCGAGAGTGAGAGCGAAAGCGAGAACTCCTGCGACCGAGAACCTGCAACACACTCCAAGGAGAACATTCCTCCTGTGCCCTTAGCCGAGGATAAACCCTCTCAGCTCTCCAACCCTTACTCACTGGGGTTCCCTGAAGGATTCCAGCCCCTGCGCTCCCAGAATGGGGTGGCTAATATGACTCTACAGACTTCTGCTATTGTACACAATCCGTACATGTCACCACTCCTGGCACCCGACAGTATGCTGCAAGGTCTCCCTCCCATTCACATAGTG GCTTGTGCCCTAGATCCAATGCTGGATGACTCTGTGATGTTTGCCAAGAGGCTGCGTTCCCTCAACCGTCCAGTTACACTTAAAGTTGTTGACGACCTTCCTCATGGCTTCCTGACCCTCGCACAGCTTTCTCAAGAGACAAGAAATGCCACAAACGTGTGCATACAGCGCATCCGGCAAATCCTACGAGAAGAGCCTCCAGCTCCACCGGCGGCTGCTCCCAGAAAACACCGCAAACTGGAGAGGACCCTAGGGAAGAGCCCGGTAACCGAGCGAGAGATTGGTGCTTGA
- the LIPE gene encoding hormone-sensitive lipase isoform X1, which translates to MAPAGEGEEVAERNRYASLVVVPPEQMDPRPLFQAVEDLCQDNILHFEESSSEVSSRLVLAFSRIKEQAQGLEPALRALAAVCPLFDLDPDTPANGYRSLLKVVLACTQHILHKCRYVTDSRRSLFFRAAHNCSELEAYGAALTQLRALLCFAQRLLTANRHGDLFFRQERGLSEEFLKEYSTMHKGCFYGRCLGFQFTPSIRPFLQTISIGLVSFGENYKRHESGISVAASSFFVSGRYAIDPELRGAEFERITQNLDVNFWKTFWNITEMEMLTSIVGIASTTVRINKTFTVPPIALEMPLSADPQRILTINPPVAHTGPGPVHMRLISYQLREGQESEELNAFTKPEGPLSLDLRLRSRPAPLSPDLIIHFHGGGFVAQTSKSHEPYLRTWAQELDAPILSVDYSLAPEAPFPRALEECFYAYCWALKHCRLLGSTGERICLAGDSAGGNLCITVSLRAASVGIRLPDGIMAAYPATLLQATASPSRLLTLMDPLLPLSVLSKCLSAYAGTERFPVEERAFEKQSAVSQVKRGTALFLRDIRQGAASWLSNLMEGSKEKSGTETIRKSVSEVALADEEMINRRVSTKSKTFKDLSRHQYSELSTGQHSMTNGQGGAQARSDSCTGRTPQSPSSCSFQSTYELLSPSSQQEQVNFFLTESESESENSCDREPATHSKENIPPVPLAEDKPSQLSNPYSLGFPEGFQPLRSQNGVANMTLQTSAIVHNPYMSPLLAPDSMLQGLPPIHIVACALDPMLDDSVMFAKRLRSLNRPVTLKVVDDLPHGFLTLAQLSQETRNATNVCIQRIRQILREEPPAPPAAAPRKHRKLERTLGKSPVTEREIGA; encoded by the exons GTTTGGTGGTTGTGCCTCCCGAGCAGATGGATCCTCGGCCCCTGTTCCAGGCCGTGGAAGACCTGTGCCAGGACAACATCCTTCATTTTGAGGAGTCTAGCTCTGAAGTGTCTTCCCGACTGGTACTGGCATTTTCCCGTATCAAAGAACAAGCCCAGGGACTGGAACCTGCTCTGCGTGCCCTAGCTGCCGTGTGCCCGCTGTTTGACCTGGACCCCGACACACCGGCCAACGGGTACCGCAGTCTGCTGAAGGTTGTGTTAGCTTGCACCCAGCATATCCTACATAAGTGCCGTTATGTCACAGACAGCCGTCGCAGCCTATTCTTCAGGGCCGCACACAACTGCTCTGAGTTAGAGGCCTACGGAGCGGCACTCACCCAGCTTCGCGCCTTGCTCTGTTTTGCACAGCGTCTGCTCACCGCCAACCGTCATGGCGACCTGTTCTTTCGCCAGGAGCGAGGCTTGTCGGAGGAGTTCCTGAAAGAGTATAGTACTATGCACAAAGGCTGCTTCTATGGACGGTGTCTTGGATTTCAG TTCACCCCATCCATCCGCCCATTTCTGCAGACGATTTCCATTGGGCTTGTGTCGTTTGGGGAGAATTACAAGCGTCATGAATCTGGAATAA GTGTAGCCGCCAGCTCTTTCTTTGTAAGTGGGAGGTACGCCATCGATCCTGAGCTTCGAGGAGCGGAGTTTGAGAGGATCACACAGAACCTGGATGTAAACTTTTGGAAAACGTTCTGGAACATCACAGAGATGGAAATGTTGACG TCTATAGTTGGCATAGCATCCACCACGGTACGCATCAACAAGACCTTCACTGTGCCCCCTATAGCATTGGAGATGCCACTGTCTGCTGATCCACAGCGCATTCTTACCATCAACCCACCTGTAGCTCACACTGGACCTGGCCCGGTTCATATGCGCCTCATATCGTATCAGCTGCGGGAAGGACAG GAGAGTGAAGAACTGAATGCTTTCACAAAACCGGAGGGACCGCTGAGCCTTGACCTTCGTCTCAGATCTCGCCCAGCCCCGCTGTCCCCTGACCTGATTATTCATTTCCATGGTGGGGGCTTTGTAGCTCAGACCTCCAAGTCTCATGAACCCTACCTGAGGACATGGGCTCAGGAACTGGACGCACCTATATTGTCAGTGGATTACTCCCTTGCTCCTGAGGCTCCTTTCCCGAGGGCCCTAGAAGAATGCTTCTACGCTTACTGTTGGGCACTGAAACACTGTCGACTTCTGG GTTCTACAGGAGAGAGAATATGTCTGGCTGGTGACAGCGCTGGTGGTAACCTGTGTATCACGGTGTCGCTCCGCGCAGCCTCTGTCGGTATTAGATTACCAGATGGTATTATGGCTGCCTACCCAGCCACATTACTGCAAGCTACAGCATCGCCCTCCCGTCTGCTTACCCTGATGGACCCGCTGCTGCCCCTCAGTGTCCTGTCAAAGTGTCTAAGCGCCTATGCAG GCACTGAGCGGTTCCCAGTAGAGGAACGAGCGTTTGAAAAACAGAGCGCTGTCAGTCAAGTAAAGCGAGGAACTGCATTGTTCCTTAGAGACATCCGACAGGGTGCCGCCTCCTGGCTAAGTAATCTAATGGAGGGTAGCAAGGAGAAGTCTGGTACTG AAACCATAAGGAAAAGTGTATCGGAGGTAGCGCTGGCTGACGAGGAAATGATAAACAGACGGGTGTCAACGAAGAGCAAGACCTTCAAGGATCTCAGCCGCCATCAGTACAGTGAGCTGAGCACAGGGCAGCACAGCATGACTAATGGACAAGGAGGGGCACAGGCCAGATCAGACAGCTGCACAGGAAGGACTCCGCAGTCGCCATCTTCCTGCTCTTTCCAGTCCACGTACGAGCTGCTGTCTCCATCCAGCCAGCAGGAACAGGTCAATTTTTTTCTGACCGAGAGTGAGAGCGAAAGCGAGAACTCCTGCGACCGAGAACCTGCAACACACTCCAAGGAGAACATTCCTCCTGTGCCCTTAGCCGAGGATAAACCCTCTCAGCTCTCCAACCCTTACTCACTGGGGTTCCCTGAAGGATTCCAGCCCCTGCGCTCCCAGAATGGGGTGGCTAATATGACTCTACAGACTTCTGCTATTGTACACAATCCGTACATGTCACCACTCCTGGCACCCGACAGTATGCTGCAAGGTCTCCCTCCCATTCACATAGTG GCTTGTGCCCTAGATCCAATGCTGGATGACTCTGTGATGTTTGCCAAGAGGCTGCGTTCCCTCAACCGTCCAGTTACACTTAAAGTTGTTGACGACCTTCCTCATGGCTTCCTGACCCTCGCACAGCTTTCTCAAGAGACAAGAAATGCCACAAACGTGTGCATACAGCGCATCCGGCAAATCCTACGAGAAGAGCCTCCAGCTCCACCGGCGGCTGCTCCCAGAAAACACCGCAAACTGGAGAGGACCCTAGGGAAGAGCCCGGTAACCGAGCGAGAGATTGGTGCTTGA
- the LIPE gene encoding hormone-sensitive lipase isoform X2 — MYTALRRLVVVPPEQMDPRPLFQAVEDLCQDNILHFEESSSEVSSRLVLAFSRIKEQAQGLEPALRALAAVCPLFDLDPDTPANGYRSLLKVVLACTQHILHKCRYVTDSRRSLFFRAAHNCSELEAYGAALTQLRALLCFAQRLLTANRHGDLFFRQERGLSEEFLKEYSTMHKGCFYGRCLGFQFTPSIRPFLQTISIGLVSFGENYKRHESGISVAASSFFVSGRYAIDPELRGAEFERITQNLDVNFWKTFWNITEMEMLTSIVGIASTTVRINKTFTVPPIALEMPLSADPQRILTINPPVAHTGPGPVHMRLISYQLREGQESEELNAFTKPEGPLSLDLRLRSRPAPLSPDLIIHFHGGGFVAQTSKSHEPYLRTWAQELDAPILSVDYSLAPEAPFPRALEECFYAYCWALKHCRLLGSTGERICLAGDSAGGNLCITVSLRAASVGIRLPDGIMAAYPATLLQATASPSRLLTLMDPLLPLSVLSKCLSAYAGTERFPVEERAFEKQSAVSQVKRGTALFLRDIRQGAASWLSNLMEGSKEKSGTETIRKSVSEVALADEEMINRRVSTKSKTFKDLSRHQYSELSTGQHSMTNGQGGAQARSDSCTGRTPQSPSSCSFQSTYELLSPSSQQEQVNFFLTESESESENSCDREPATHSKENIPPVPLAEDKPSQLSNPYSLGFPEGFQPLRSQNGVANMTLQTSAIVHNPYMSPLLAPDSMLQGLPPIHIVACALDPMLDDSVMFAKRLRSLNRPVTLKVVDDLPHGFLTLAQLSQETRNATNVCIQRIRQILREEPPAPPAAAPRKHRKLERTLGKSPVTEREIGA; from the exons GTTTGGTGGTTGTGCCTCCCGAGCAGATGGATCCTCGGCCCCTGTTCCAGGCCGTGGAAGACCTGTGCCAGGACAACATCCTTCATTTTGAGGAGTCTAGCTCTGAAGTGTCTTCCCGACTGGTACTGGCATTTTCCCGTATCAAAGAACAAGCCCAGGGACTGGAACCTGCTCTGCGTGCCCTAGCTGCCGTGTGCCCGCTGTTTGACCTGGACCCCGACACACCGGCCAACGGGTACCGCAGTCTGCTGAAGGTTGTGTTAGCTTGCACCCAGCATATCCTACATAAGTGCCGTTATGTCACAGACAGCCGTCGCAGCCTATTCTTCAGGGCCGCACACAACTGCTCTGAGTTAGAGGCCTACGGAGCGGCACTCACCCAGCTTCGCGCCTTGCTCTGTTTTGCACAGCGTCTGCTCACCGCCAACCGTCATGGCGACCTGTTCTTTCGCCAGGAGCGAGGCTTGTCGGAGGAGTTCCTGAAAGAGTATAGTACTATGCACAAAGGCTGCTTCTATGGACGGTGTCTTGGATTTCAG TTCACCCCATCCATCCGCCCATTTCTGCAGACGATTTCCATTGGGCTTGTGTCGTTTGGGGAGAATTACAAGCGTCATGAATCTGGAATAA GTGTAGCCGCCAGCTCTTTCTTTGTAAGTGGGAGGTACGCCATCGATCCTGAGCTTCGAGGAGCGGAGTTTGAGAGGATCACACAGAACCTGGATGTAAACTTTTGGAAAACGTTCTGGAACATCACAGAGATGGAAATGTTGACG TCTATAGTTGGCATAGCATCCACCACGGTACGCATCAACAAGACCTTCACTGTGCCCCCTATAGCATTGGAGATGCCACTGTCTGCTGATCCACAGCGCATTCTTACCATCAACCCACCTGTAGCTCACACTGGACCTGGCCCGGTTCATATGCGCCTCATATCGTATCAGCTGCGGGAAGGACAG GAGAGTGAAGAACTGAATGCTTTCACAAAACCGGAGGGACCGCTGAGCCTTGACCTTCGTCTCAGATCTCGCCCAGCCCCGCTGTCCCCTGACCTGATTATTCATTTCCATGGTGGGGGCTTTGTAGCTCAGACCTCCAAGTCTCATGAACCCTACCTGAGGACATGGGCTCAGGAACTGGACGCACCTATATTGTCAGTGGATTACTCCCTTGCTCCTGAGGCTCCTTTCCCGAGGGCCCTAGAAGAATGCTTCTACGCTTACTGTTGGGCACTGAAACACTGTCGACTTCTGG GTTCTACAGGAGAGAGAATATGTCTGGCTGGTGACAGCGCTGGTGGTAACCTGTGTATCACGGTGTCGCTCCGCGCAGCCTCTGTCGGTATTAGATTACCAGATGGTATTATGGCTGCCTACCCAGCCACATTACTGCAAGCTACAGCATCGCCCTCCCGTCTGCTTACCCTGATGGACCCGCTGCTGCCCCTCAGTGTCCTGTCAAAGTGTCTAAGCGCCTATGCAG GCACTGAGCGGTTCCCAGTAGAGGAACGAGCGTTTGAAAAACAGAGCGCTGTCAGTCAAGTAAAGCGAGGAACTGCATTGTTCCTTAGAGACATCCGACAGGGTGCCGCCTCCTGGCTAAGTAATCTAATGGAGGGTAGCAAGGAGAAGTCTGGTACTG AAACCATAAGGAAAAGTGTATCGGAGGTAGCGCTGGCTGACGAGGAAATGATAAACAGACGGGTGTCAACGAAGAGCAAGACCTTCAAGGATCTCAGCCGCCATCAGTACAGTGAGCTGAGCACAGGGCAGCACAGCATGACTAATGGACAAGGAGGGGCACAGGCCAGATCAGACAGCTGCACAGGAAGGACTCCGCAGTCGCCATCTTCCTGCTCTTTCCAGTCCACGTACGAGCTGCTGTCTCCATCCAGCCAGCAGGAACAGGTCAATTTTTTTCTGACCGAGAGTGAGAGCGAAAGCGAGAACTCCTGCGACCGAGAACCTGCAACACACTCCAAGGAGAACATTCCTCCTGTGCCCTTAGCCGAGGATAAACCCTCTCAGCTCTCCAACCCTTACTCACTGGGGTTCCCTGAAGGATTCCAGCCCCTGCGCTCCCAGAATGGGGTGGCTAATATGACTCTACAGACTTCTGCTATTGTACACAATCCGTACATGTCACCACTCCTGGCACCCGACAGTATGCTGCAAGGTCTCCCTCCCATTCACATAGTG GCTTGTGCCCTAGATCCAATGCTGGATGACTCTGTGATGTTTGCCAAGAGGCTGCGTTCCCTCAACCGTCCAGTTACACTTAAAGTTGTTGACGACCTTCCTCATGGCTTCCTGACCCTCGCACAGCTTTCTCAAGAGACAAGAAATGCCACAAACGTGTGCATACAGCGCATCCGGCAAATCCTACGAGAAGAGCCTCCAGCTCCACCGGCGGCTGCTCCCAGAAAACACCGCAAACTGGAGAGGACCCTAGGGAAGAGCCCGGTAACCGAGCGAGAGATTGGTGCTTGA